The Linepithema humile isolate Giens D197 chromosome 2, Lhum_UNIL_v1.0, whole genome shotgun sequence genome has a segment encoding these proteins:
- the LOC105670833 gene encoding diacylglycerol lipase-beta-like gives MPALKLFGRKWLAATDDLVYPGLFELFIRVIWLILIGIACARYYENTWNCRLGGELVRAYLLGEAVMLGIVTLLILIIIRHSARGAIMDTHARRYVEPLLMFKILMLLPEVGWNILGTMWIFGQSVECNHEHYSITVVKALVFFDWILIGLSIFGLALVFDPIGSLEKKHLENSVEHGKVSRIWLRRFKFLWWMRKDESASETFQHVAGLLTALFRGTDLVPSDVMAGCILLRVRQKQETHELRSLNLIGRSKYTADADTIFAGTPTWMSLEAAHHFLRLSIASYGWLFVIYQHMCTGCFRLIRGMTCCACFRRKRNIILGDNCCLCYLSGVKYLSQLSEEDILFASFKNHLCEIPFCVIADHKTGSIVVVIRGSLSLRDLITDFAAASDLFECSGVPPGSTAHKGMIIGVKVILKRLENYKVLEKAFATYPNYHLTITGHSLGAGLAILLGLLIRPRYPNVRVYAFATPAGLLSREAARVTEEFVLTIGLGDDLVMRLSVDSIENLRTSLLTNLQACRLPKYRVILNGFGYALFGVPERDLTKTWTNYNLVNGNSGQSPLFTKPSNTDDKKIERDITKRRYSQVKLFNAGRILHIARCKLEKTKGKSKKQLMKERKYEMRWAQAEEFTKLSVMPRMLLDHLPENMEKALTRLLEQQKDIPYYFDP, from the exons GTTGATTCTTATAGGGATCGCCTGCGCAAGGTATTACGAAAATACGTGGAATTGTCGGTTGGGAGGTGAATTAGTGCGTGCTTATCTTCTCGGCGAAGCGGTCATGCTTGGTATCGTTACGCTTTTGATACTAATCATCATTAGGCATAGCGCGAGGGGGGCCATCATGGACACGCATGCCCGACGTTACGTCGAACCGCTCTTGATGTTCAA AATATTAATGCTGCTGCCAGAGGTCGGATGGAACATTTTGGGCACAATGTGGATTTTCGGGCAGAGCGTGGAATGTAACCACGAGCACTACTCCATCACCGTTGTGAAAGCTTTAGTGTTCTTCGATTGGATCTTAATCGGTCTCAGCATCTTTGGCCTCGCTTTAGTGTTCGACCCGATCGGTTCCTTAGAAAAGAAGCATCTGGAGAATTCCGTGGAACATGGCAAGGTCTCGCGCATCTGGCTGCGGAGATTCAAGTTTCTGTGGTGGATGCGCAAAGACGAGAGCGCGAGCGAGACTTTTCAACATGTTGCTG GTCTTTTAACCGCGTTATTCCGAGGTACGGACTTGGTTCCTTCGGATGTAATGGCAGGATGCATTCTACTGCGAGTCCGACAAAAACAAGAAACTCACGAATTGCGAAGCTTGAATCTAATCGGGCGTTCAAAATATACTGCAG acGCCGATACAATTTTTGCCGGGACGCCTACCTGGATGTCCTTGGAAGCTGCCCATCATTTTTTACGACTGTCGATCGCTTCCTACGGCTGgctttttgtaatatatcaGCATATGTGCACTGGATGTTTTCGTTTAATACGCGGCATGACGTGCTGTGCTTGTTTTCg gcgAAAACGTAACATTATTCTGGGCGACAATTGTTGCCTCTGTTATCTGTCCGGTGTTAAATATTTGTCGCAGCTATCCGAGGAGGATATTCTGTTTGCTTCCTTCAAGAATCACTTATGCGAA ATACCGTTCTGCGTAATTGCCGATCATAAAACTGGTAGTATCGTCGTGGTTATACGAGGGTCATTATCTTTACGGGACTTGATCACTGACTTCGCGGCTGCATCCGATTTATTCGAATGTTCCGGCGTTCCTCCGGGCAGCACG gCACACAAAGGCATGATAATAGGCGTGAAAGTAATCTTAAAGCGATTGGAGAATTATAAAGTCCTAGAAAAAGCGTTCGCTACATATCCTAATTATCATCTAACGATTACAG GCCATAGTCTGGGAGCTGGTTTAGCCATACTACTAGGATTATTGATACGTCCTCGTTATCCGAACGTGAGAGTCTACGCGTTTGCTACGCCCG CTGGACTACTCAGTAGAGAAGCTGCCAGAGTCACAGAAGAATTCGTGCTAACCATAGGACTTGGGGATGATCTTGTAATGAGGCTCAGTGTGGATAGTATAGAAAATTTAAGGACGTCGTTATTAACAAATCTGCAAGCCTGCCGATTGCCTAAg tacagAGTGATTTTGAACGGATTTGGATACGCTTTGTTTGGAGTTCCTGAACGAGATTTAACTAAAACGTggactaattataatttagttaaCGGAAATTCCGGTCAATCGCCTTTGTTTACTAAGCCCAGCAACACG gacgataaaaaaatagagcgcgatataacaaaaagaagatATTCGCAAGTAAAACTGTTTAACGCTGGTCGTATACTTCATATCGCAAGATGTAAGCTTGAAAAAACAAAAGGAAAAAG cAAAAAACAACTcatgaaagagagaaaatatgaGATGCGATGGGCACAGGCAGaagaatttacaaaattatcagTAATGCCACGCATGCTCTTAGACCATTTGCCAGAAAATATGGAAAAGGCTTTAACCAGGTTGTTGGAACAACAAAAGGACATACCTTATTACTTCGATCCTTAG